Within the Oreochromis niloticus isolate F11D_XX linkage group LG14, O_niloticus_UMD_NMBU, whole genome shotgun sequence genome, the region TTGGGGGCATTGTCATTAATATCACCAATAGTCACGATGACATTAGTAGTCCCAGTGGCTGGTGGAGAGCCATTATCTGTGGCTATAACAGTAAGATTATAGACTGGCCAGACTTCTCTGTCCAGTGGAGAGTTCACAGAAATGATACCATTAGATGGATCAATAGAGAAGGAGAAATTCGTATTTCCATGCTCAATGCTGAAGAAGAAATGATTCCAGGTAACAATGGAGTCCTCATCCACAGCACTCACAGTTGCCACAGATGTCCCAGTTGGGCTGTCTTCTGTAACATTCGCCATATAGCGTGGAGATGTGAACATCGGAGCTTCATTTGTGTCAATCACACTAATGTGGACAAAAGTCTCATCTATATCTGCGCCAGTGATTACACCAGAGTTCTTGGCCAGAACTTTCAAAACTACATGGCTGTTACCTTGTTTCCTCAAACTATTGGTCGTATATATGTCTCCAGAACGTTCGTGAATTTCAAagctcatatttttttttctggcaaacaaaaagaaaaacacttgacCTTCAGAGCCTCGGTCACCATCTGTAGCCGTCACTTTTCCAATAACAGTTCCAATAGGCACGTTTTTAAGTACTGAGAAGTTAAATTCTTTTTTGATGAATCTAGGCGTGAACTCATTAACATCTGAGATTTGGATGACAACATGTGCTAAACTAAATAAAGCATGTCCTCCAGTATTGGAACCTTTGATGGTTAAATCAAACATCTGCTCTTGCTCATAATCAAACATCGCCAAAGTGGTGATGGTGCCATTTCCTGAATCAACTGCAAATTTATCTATATGGCCACCAATGAGAGAGTAGAATATTTGTGCATTTGCACCTGAGTCAATATCTGTGGCTGTTACGTCGAGAACATTCGTTccaacagctgagttttcacgAACTGATGTTATGTACTCTGAGGATGAAAAGACTGGGGGATTGTCGTTCACATCCATGACTAACACTGTGACATTTAATGTGCCAGTTTTAGAGAACCAGCCCTCATCTTTAGCTTTAATTTGGAAATGATAAATAGTTTGTTCTTCAAAGTCAAGCTCTCTGATCAGTGTTATCAGTCCAGAAAATTCTCCCACAGATAGTGGTAAAAATTGATTTTCTGGGGTAATGTTGTATGTGATCGCCCCATTGGGACCATAATCCCCATCTTCTGCTTGAATTTTTCCTATTACTGATCCTACAGGCAGGTCCTCAGGGACAGAGAAAGTAACATAAGATTCGCTAAAGCTCGGAGTAAATTGATTCCTCCCAGTAATTTGGAAAGTGATTTCAGCTTGGGATATTAAAGGGGGGGTGCCCTCATCTTCAGCCACAGCTATTAAAGTGAGGATCTGATTTTCATTCTCTCCTAAAGTCTGATTTAAAATGAGTTTTCCAGTGTCACCTTGAATCCAAAAGAAATCAGATGCATTCCCTCCATTCAAAAAATACTTAATGCTACTATTGCCATTGACATCCAGATCTACTGCTGTAAACTGGACCACCTCACTTCCCACAGCCAGGTGATAAGGAATAGCCATCAAGGGTTGTAAAGGGAAAAAGATAGGAGGGTGGTGGTTGTATTGTTCTAATCTTACTCTGATAGTGACATTACTATGCAGGGGGATACTGCCACGGTCAAAAGCAGTAACCATAAATTGATAGATTTCAAAATTACAGTCACGTAACATCAGGGGCTGCTTTGTATAGATTTCACCAGTGGTAGCGTTCACCCAAAACTCCTCATGTTGAGGGTCAATAACATAGAAAATCTCACTGTTTTTCCCAATGTCTGCATCTGTAGcaagaatctgcaaaacaaacgcCTCTTCATCTTTTGTTTCAGGGAGGATAATGCTATAgaaattttcagaaaatactGGTCTGTTATCATTGACGTCTAAAATGACTATAGTCACATCTGTGCTTATACTCCATGCTGAATCATTTGCACTTACTTTAAGGATATAATGATCCTGCATTTCCCTGTCCAAAACTCCTTCAATGGTGATGTAGCCAGTGGTGAAGTCAATATTAAAAAGCATATCATCACTTTGCTCAACTATTGAGTAATTAATCACTGCATTGGCATCAGTGTCATCATCTGTAGAGCTGACTTTTATAACTGTCTCTCCCACAGGGGTATCTTCAGACACCTCTGTGAGAAAAATCTGAGAAAATCGAGGAGCATTATCATTTCTGTCTAAAACAGTGATGATAACAgttgctttgtctttgtgaAGCGTGTTTTCTAGTCCTTCTGCTTCAACCGTTAAATTAAATTCAGGAATATGTTCTCTGTCTAAACTTACAGTGGTACTCAAGTAACCATTTTCAGGGTCAATTGTGAAGAAGTTATCGTGGTTTCCGTCTGTTATGTTGTATTGCACTGTGCCATAATAGCCAGAATCTGCATCAATTGCAAGTACATCACAAACCACGGTAGGCGGGGAGTTCTCAAAAACCTCACACCTGTACTCAGCTTGAGTAAACTGTGGGAAATTATCATTTGCATCAGTGATGTTTATGTGAATTtcagaaaaagaggagaaaggagGCAAGCCTGAGTCTCTGGCTtctatcaacaaagaaaactcgTTTTTGCTCTCAAAATCCAATGGTCTCTCTACTATCAGGGCTCCACTTGAATGATCGATGTGAAACATGTTTTCAAAGTTTCCAGAAGAGAGATAAAAAGTGACAGGTTCAGCTCTAATACTCAGGGCAGATACCACAGCCACCAGTGTTTCCACTCGCTCATCCTCTGTGAGGGAATAACTCAGAACATCCACGCTCATCTTTGGGAAATCAGAAATGTTCTGAAACCTGATAGTAACAGTTGTGGTGTCAAATTTGGGATCTTCCGCAGAATCTTCCACACGCACAGTGACAATAACATCATCCACTGACTGTAGAGCCGCTGAAGTGAAAACAGTGCCACTGTAAGAATCGATTGAAAACATATCAGAGCTTTCTCCCTGTAACGAATAATGTAGTTCTGCATTGATCTCAGTGTCGTCATCTGATGCCCTCACTGCACAAACAACAGAGCCTGcagaaaaaggggggaaaaataatacaatattaATACAATTGCCAATATTACCCAGAATAAAACATATAGCTGTCAAATAGAAAGGTAATCTCTCACCTGGGGCTAACTGGGTTGGCACATAGGCCACATAAGGCCCATTCATAAACTGGGGCCAGTGGTCATTAATATCTccaataagtacagtaacaaGCACAGAGCTGGACAGAGGCTGAATAGGATGCTTATCACTCGCAGTCACTTCCAAATTGTAAATGGCCACTGTCTCCCTATCCAGTATGTTTGTGGTAAATAGCTCTCCAGATGTTTCATCAATGGCGAAAGGTACATTGAGGTTTTCCATAGAATagctaaacaaaacaaataaaaataaaaacactgcgCTATGCAAAACCCTGAAAGTTACTCTAATATAACACAGCCATTAAATTCAAAAGATTATAAAAATACTATAAAAGCATTTTGTTTTAAGAAACAAATTATTATCACATTTACCTTACTTCCCCACTGACACCCTCGTCGACATCCGAAGCAATTATCACAGCAAACACAGTGCCTATAAGACTGTCCTCAGGCACTATGGTGTTGTAGACTTCCTCGGTAAACTCTGGGTGGTTATCATTGACATCGTCAACTATAATGTGCACAGTCAAAGTGCCTGTTAGAGATGGCAGTCCTTCAAATGACAGTGGAAATCATTATCAAACAGTGTGAAGTGAGTATTAGAAAAGCATAGACCATTATTTCCATACTGAATTAAGTATCTTGCAGTTTTATTTGGATATAAGTTACCTGAATCAACAGCAGTGATGGTGACTATATATAGCGACTCCTTCTCTCTGTCTAGGGCGTGCAAAATATGAAATGTGCCACTGGGAGTGATAGAAAATAAATTATATCCATTTCCTTTCTCTATAAAATAGGTAAGCTGACTGCTGTTTCCTAAATCTTCATCCAAAGCTGAGACCtggcaaaattttaaaaacaaaaggaaaaaacaataacagaaaataaataaataaataaaaagacaaacattaaaatgctgtcgtttttcagcagaattttacTGCACCTGATATGTTAGCTGAGTTGGATCCTCCTCATTCTCCTTCACGTGAATGGTCAATGTTTCTGGAACAAACTGGGGTGCAAAGTCATTGACATCTATCACTGTGATATGGATTGCAGCAGTAGCAGATCTGGGTGTGTTCCCCCGATCTACAGCAGTTATGATCAATGTGTAGTTTGAGTCCCTCTCTCTATCTAGTTCATCCATGATTGTGAGAACTCCTCGAACTATGTCCACCACAAATGGACCAATCTGGGCCAACATGTATCGTACTTGTCCGTTGGATCCAATGTCTTGATCGTGAGCCTGAACCTGCAGCAGGCTTGTTCCCCTGGGGATATCCTCTCTGACTGTCAGGCTATAACTGCTTTGTAAAAACTCAGGGTCATGATCATTCACATCCTCAACATGCACTGTGAGGTTCATAGTGGTTGCCAGCATGGGTAAGCCTTCATCAGTAGCTATTATAGTAACAGTCAGAGTATCTACTTCTTCTCTGTCTAATTTCTCCTCCAGGTATATCTTTCCACTTCTGTTATCAATGCTGAATATCCCACCAGAGGTGTTTAAATAATACAAAACCCTCCCGTTGGATCCAGCATCTTCATCCTCAGCATGAGCAGTTATTACAACAGAATGCAGTGCAGTGTCTTCTGGTAAACTAACACTTTCGGCTGACACAAACATTGGAGCATTGTCGTTGACATCTTCAGTAATCACAATAACATGCGCTGTACTTGTGAATTGTAAAGATGCAGGCTGGGCACAGTCATTGGCCGCCACAGTCAGATTGTAGTAGGACTGTCTCTCCCTGTCCAGAGGTTTGTTAAGGCATAAGGTACCAGTTGAATCTGTGAGAAACACTTCCTCTTCGTCACCACTGATCACTCTCAGTGTCATTTTTCCATTATCACCTTGCAGACAAGAAAAGATAGcatatgaattattaaaaagGCTTAGACTTGGTGTCAAGTAAGATATCAGTTATAGACATCGATTATAGACCTTTCTTGGAAGCATAACCAAAAATGACAAATGCGTTATATTATACTTTCTGAAATCACATTTGTATCATAATCCTTATATTTTCATTGCAGTTGTCTTAAACCTGTATAAATCGAAGAGCAAAATAAGGCGCTTGAATGTGAACtgtgaaaaatgtgtgtttttacatcAATGACTTATAGGGCTACAGTTCAATCTAGCTGCTGATTCCTTTTATTTATATGAATTATTCGTTTGAATGATCATGATAAATATAGAAATATAGAATTTTTGTGATGTAATATTTTCCTAACAAATATACTATTTCACAGAATACTTGACAACAGGCTCTAATTAACTTTATCTGAACAGTGAAATACAGGGATGGTTATGGGTGTGATCCCCACTGACTACCTGAATGTATAAATCATTTGCTTGAGGAGCAGctccaataaaaaaaatagaatgtATCCTGTATTACTACAAATGCAGGATTCATTTTCATGATTAGGTATACAGAGACCCTGATGCAAGaaacaaatgtttgtttttcacactTGCTACATAATAAAGTCTTTCAGTAATATACAGtctgaccaacactgctcaaaaGAGATAATGTTTTGCATAAAAAAGCAGAGATGTTTTCACACTGAGTGCATTTCCCTTTTGTTATTTAACTACAGCCACTGGAGGGAGTAGCTCACAGGTGTATGTATATCCATGTAATATAATGTACAGTCACTGGCcattttgttaggtacacctgttcagctgctctttaacacaaaggaatcagccaatcacattgcaGCCACTCAGTGCATTAAGGCATGTAGACATTGTCATGATTAACTGCTGAAATTTAAACTGAGTGTCAGAATGcaaaaaaaggtgatttaaatgGCTCTGAATGTTGTATGACTGTTAGTGCCAGACGGATCTAAGGAAACCATCTCTAAGGTttgcagagaatggtctgaaaaagagaaaatatccagtgtgACATTTCTGTTAGAGAAAATggcttgttgatgccagaggtcagaggagaatggctagACTGCTTCAAGCAGAGACAGGAGGGCAACTGTTACTTAAATAATCACTTGCTACTACCAAAATATGTAGAAGAGCATTTTTTCTGCTCTTCTCTACATCAaactttgaagcagatgggtTACAAAAGCAAACGACCACACTGAGTGTCATTCTTGTCAgtaaagaacaggaaactgaggcttaAATTCACattggctcaccaaaattggacaatagagTGGTAGTATTCTTATTCATCTGTAGGcatgaaaaaagatttttgaacttcatttttttaaacatgtacttttcaaagaGTCTTTTACATGCCCACTTAGGCGGACAACATCACCTTTGGAGTAGGTGGCAGGGTATGAGTGACACATCAGTttccaatgtagtggtttatgtgcaagtacacactgacacaaatacaagaaaacagcctttgaatagctgtccactgtagtgaccactatgcatgaaagggttaaggTAAAGTAAAATCCATTGAATGTATGATGGCAGTAACATTTCATATTCACTTTGCACACTTACCCTCATCTTTATCTGACACATTCAGAGTCAGGAAACAAGTTCCAATGTTCGTGTTCTCCAATAACACTGCAGAAAAGGTATCTTGACTGAAAACAGGGGGGTTGTCATTCACATCTAGCAAATTGAAATACACCCTGATACCAGATACCTGCAGATCCCCCTGCTGCACCTCCACTGTGAGAATGTAGAACCTTTGTGCTTCAAAATCCAGGCTGCGGGTTAATAGGAACTCCCCCGAGAAAGGGCTGAGGAGGAATAGGTTCTCACCGTCATCCTCCTGAACTGAGTATGTGATAGCTGTGAGACTCTCAAACTGTGTTTCCACTTTTCCCACAATTGTTCCTGTAAACACAGTGAAAAATAATTTCATACTAGTGGATTGAACAGCAAAGTTATGTCAAAATGGAATAATTTGAAGTATATTTGAAATGGGGCCCCAAAGTTacacattaatatttaaaaaaataatctgtcaGCTAACATGCATATGCGCTTACATGGGGAAAGATGACTAACCTGGTAGTGTGTCTTCTTTCACGTGAAACGAGTAAACAGTTTTGGAGAAAGCCATCTGTGTTCGCCATCTGTTATGAGGGTGTAGGCTTACTTCACCATGCTCCAGCACAGCATCAACAGACGAAGGATACCAGGAGGGGAGCGCATGCTGTCCTAATATGATATCTGCAAGCTCCCTCACACTACTTACATTCACCCTATTTCCAGATGAAAGTTTATGAGATGATGCAGTAATAAACACCTGAAGAAGGCAAGGAGTCACAGTTTCGAAGCAAGCATAAATTGTCAACTTCTGAATTAATGAAATTATTGGAGATATGTAAAATGTGCTGGAAGcgttaaaaacaaatagacatCCAAACTAAATTCAAAGCCAGTTATCAAAACACATCAACCAACAGGCCAACTTACCACAAAGTGaataaatataattatatatttcCTCCTACATCTGATAGAATCCATTTTTACTTTACTTCTTCAGCACCTCTTTGTTGATCATAGTTAGAAAATCAAGTAATAATAGCAAACAAAACAGACGTggcattaaaaagtaaaatcctGGAAACTGTGCAGCCCCCACACAAGCCCAACAAATGGTAAACTATTAAAGCTGTATCCATAGTGATTACTCAATCTGTTCAGTTTGTAATCCTGACTGACACGCCTCTTTGACATCACTCTATGCAAATCCTGCAgctggggaggaaaaaaaagttttgtggGACTTGAGAGTGAAGCagattacattttcttttctacttATTTGCTAATGAAAAAAGCAGAAGGTTGAAGAAAAATTACCAGGTAACAAGCAGTAATAGTATATCCAGCTATGGTTTACTGAATCAGTATGTTTTATATTCTCGACTTGGATTTTGCTATTGAGGTTATTCAGCGTAGGCATCAAATGGACTCTCTGAACAGTTGGCTGCAGTAAGGTAGCCTAGAGGCAGACTTTGGTGTTGCATATCAGATGGGGTTTTCATTCAGAGAAGGAATGGCATTCATTCAATTGGTAAAAAGGGAGtgaaaagaaggggaaaaaaactattCAGAATCACAGGTCTCAAAACTGACTTCACTTGATACTGTAGCGCCATGTCAAACAGACAGAAACTGATTGCCAACTACAAGGCAATGTCTTTTAGAGCAtatgtaattcattattaatcATTTTAGCTGATAGTGAAttattaactttttatttaatattcaaaaTTCAGTTGCTGCTGGACTTACTAAACTCTTGTTTGTAAACTGccacaaaaagagaaagaatcTGGGCTTTTACCATCTTTATGCTTGCGTCCAATAAAAAACAACTGTTGTGACCCTAATGTTAACTACATGCAGGAACACTGAgcttgtttgtgtgtcagaCCTACTGAAAGGAGAACACAGTGGTTTCATTCATATTTGCTAACACTTCTAAGAACGGTTACTGCAAAGGAAAACACTACTGAGAAAAGCCTGATGAATGGACATGTGAACCCCCTCTAAGTGATGGTGAGGCCACCGGGCCTGTGAGCCTGCCTCCAGTTACAGGGAATTGCAACTCAATACTACCAAGGGATCACAAAAGGTCCCTGCCTTGAGAAAGAGAGCACTCGGAGAAGGAGTACTTTTCTTATGTTCATTTGGTACTTTGCTGGGAATAAAATACATCCATAATAATATCATGTAGTAGAGCATCTTCGGTGCTTTTtgctagagatggaccgatccgatattaggtatcggtccgatactgacgtaaattactggatcggatatcggagagaaataaaaaatgtaatccgatccattaaatatcaaaaaagcacctcacaaaacttgcgacacggcgtaactcgcctcataaccgtagcaggtcggagcagtgtgctcacgtgatagagcggctgtgtgtatttttagCCTGGCTAGCaatccagcatttcatctccgaggaagttatcccagagagaagtaaagcaagtgtgtatgTTCATCTCTGAAtatttgtaaagcattcccacgttaagcttaacaaccgatatatggagcgactgcctctctctccctctcctgctgctatcTGAAACttattaatgatcagctgatcggcttgtctgtcgcgagtccgtctctcttctttgtttttggcccactttgcaccagaaagaggaaaccagcggctgaacaacagcagcacgtttaaccttgataagctgttgttagaatttatttaatattactttctagaccaggatccttttctacgtagctgacagctggtaactgtgcagggacGGACCtggcaaagtttagccaggggggccgatagggcattaacagggaaaagggggcacaaagacatactttcctttcttattctcatttaaaatgtctagcttttaataaataattatctgaatcttacacccaaagttttaatctgatgtaaaatgtgtagaagtccattactgtatatagtaactgttaagtctaatataccctagtaagctatactactttttcctttgggaagataccatctgtgaattctgcaattctgtagaagaaagatgttgaatctatttaattattcttgaaaaataatttatttctgtgcatttttttttcacactgcatcaaattaaagttgattacgtcgattaagcatcatcaggtagagggtggggggtggttccctatttttttttgctgggagtttgcaaccctattagttaggttgcttaatatttctgctaagtactctttaaaataccagaataggaaggatgcagtaggtttaagtttattagattgatcagtgttgctgaactatgaaatatt harbors:
- the LOC102080140 gene encoding protocadherin Fat 4 isoform X2, translating into MDSIRCRRKYIIIFIHFVVFITASSHKLSSGNRVNVSSVRELADIILGQHALPSWYPSSVDAVLEHGEVSLHPHNRWRTQMAFSKTVYSFHVKEDTLPGTIVGKVETQFESLTAITYSVQEDDGENLFLLSPFSGEFLLTRSLDFEAQRFYILTVEVQQGDLQVSGIRVYFNLLDVNDNPPVFSQDTFSAVLLENTNIGTCFLTLNVSDKDEGDNGKMTLRVISGDEEEVFLTDSTGTLCLNKPLDRERQSYYNLTVAANDCAQPASLQFTSTAHVIVITEDVNDNAPMFVSAESVSLPEDTALHSVVITAHAEDEDAGSNGRVLYYLNTSGGIFSIDNRSGKIYLEEKLDREEVDTLTVTIIATDEGLPMLATTMNLTVHVEDVNDHDPEFLQSSYSLTVREDIPRGTSLLQVQAHDQDIGSNGQVRYMLAQIGPFVVDIVRGVLTIMDELDRERDSNYTLIITAVDRGNTPRSATAAIHITVIDVNDFAPQFVPETLTIHVKENEEDPTQLTYQVSALDEDLGNSSQLTYFIEKGNGYNLFSITPSGTFHILHALDREKESLYIVTITAVDSVDDVNDNHPEFTEEVYNTIVPEDSLIGTVFAVIIASDVDEGVSGEVSYSMENLNVPFAIDETSGELFTTNILDRETVAIYNLEVTASDKHPIQPLSSSVLVTVLIGDINDHWPQFMNGPYVAYVPTQLAPGSVVCAVRASDDDTEINAELHYSLQGESSDMFSIDSYSGTVFTSAALQSVDDVIVTVRVEDSAEDPKFDTTTVTIRFQNISDFPKMSVDVLSYSLTEDERVETLVAVVSALSIRAEPVTFYLSSGNFENMFHIDHSSGALIVERPLDFESKNEFSLLIEARDSGLPPFSSFSEIHINITDANDNFPQFTQAEYRCEVFENSPPTVVCDVLAIDADSGYYGTVQYNITDGNHDNFFTIDPENGYLSTTVSLDREHIPEFNLTVEAEGLENTLHKDKATVIITVLDRNDNAPRFSQIFLTEVSEDTPVGETVIKVSSTDDDTDANAVINYSIVEQSDDMLFNIDFTTGYITIEGVLDREMQDHYILKVSANDSAWSISTDVTIVILDVNDNRPVFSENFYSIILPETKDEEAFVLQILATDADIGKNSEIFYVIDPQHEEFWVNATTGEIYTKQPLMLRDCNFEIYQFMVTAFDRGSIPLHSNVTIRVRLEQYNHHPPIFFPLQPLMAIPYHLAVGSEVVQFTAVDLDVNGNSSIKYFLNGGNASDFFWIQGDTGKLILNQTLGENENQILTLIAVAEDEGTPPLISQAEITFQITGRNQFTPSFSESYVTFSVPEDLPVGSVIGKIQAEDGDYGPNGAITYNITPENQFLPLSVGEFSGLITLIRELDFEEQTIYHFQIKAKDEGWFSKTGTLNVTVLVMDVNDNPPVFSSSEYITSVRENSAVGTNVLDVTATDIDSGANAQIFYSLIGGHIDKFAVDSGNGTITTLAMFDYEQEQMFDLTIKGSNTGGHALFSLAHVVIQISDVNEFTPRFIKKEFNFSVLKNVPIGTVIGKVTATDGDRGSEGQVFFFLFARKKNMSFEIHERSGDIYTTNSLRKQGNSHVVLKVLAKNSGVITGADIDETFVHISVIDTNEAPMFTSPRYMANVTEDSPTGTSVATVSAVDEDSIVTWNHFFFSIEHGNTNFSFSIDPSNGIISVNSPLDREVWPVYNLTVIATDNGSPPATGTTNVIVTIGDINDNAPKLTSTEAHVKENQPEGTIVTRLTASDSDLPPNQGPFMYWLLDSSVGSAFSLTPDGVLLTTRPIDREQISAYQVLVAVRDSGFPLPLSSTSTFHIRVVDENDNPSMPRNIFIEVKYFGSSFQGGMIGNVHPEDQDESDRFNCAIKSGPTHMFTILNGTCELWSFPFQGEATFNISIEATDQLHFPVNNSVYVNYKGFTNASIDNCILFYVSSSSVEQFLSNNYLRFVKALDSLFNLQASKTHVFGIKHIGREILLLAAVKNYNGQYLSREVASGISSGHKKLLEAQSNVTISHITSDPCLSSPCQNGASCHKNIYISQEVAVLESVAVIFVAPKKEIFNCTCPSGFTGSLCEEDIDECELNPCENKGTCVNTVGSFFCHCQVGFSGSHCAADVNGCLKVKCQNGGTCIPSEDGYQCHCAPGFEGETCDEFVDHCKSSPCVHGICINSQTGFSCNCPFGVSGVRCEDHSYGFEELSFMEFPPLDRRTNLISLEFATVQRDSLLLYNPGGSNSREFFALEILDGAVHLSYDLGSGPVRLQTYKQVADGYFHSVIARRIGSMGSLHVDNCTDDENNGFCFSTNDGSISERTLDVGNSNMTFGGLRTTEAILMHPSQIRTHDFVGCIRNIHVNGILLRPSMALAAYNIFDRCPRAAVSLCYSVPCKNGGVCHDLWSDYFCECKSPFTGKNCDKEMSEELVLKFNGSDYIDYVIKEKFKRDYLMKEILDEKLGSNRDQKAINIKFKTKHDGVLMFIRGQRAYIMLKIKDKKPVYIFEDALLGNLSDFSVDPPVADGVWHLLSLFSRGQNTFLSVDGKPVLNITGQSMDLTPLSVQKIILGAAPTRETVNQSGFSGCVQYFNVTGYSLPVSGHSVMVDVRPSSTLTQTNCSFPHFCLPSGCSEKDGPSRTCLSHCQNHWTCEPGVQNNSCICLHNVTDHFCDICISTRDSHDHCSEMQGNLPLWLIATVLPLITILVIAVMCVGLYKVRHSDSRCQSASLPVKTEHGADNKAFSFDGNTMPTEALSPEKGNRPDLMSTNQPKSSAEIYCDNSLSNVQPLPKSEVEYYEIGSICSTFHSDDTSLKLSWQKHLYSSKCGKADPKQWGDLRMLFAGFKKESSRVDKSSPKPQNVTLINEQLLNKLHSKQSQQTDSCYTKRLVQPEFLEPMQCLTFEEISKLNTPVKKILHQSALKCGATDQITMVDDSCESETESTLMCSESEFRQFSVVTGGNYIHDHSLGQQQNLSFNPFFKQTSLSADKESIPLSIFEQWENILNMHLPFSSYAPVFEDIACLPSEASNSNDMQSDIEEII
- the LOC102080140 gene encoding protocadherin Fat 4 isoform X3, with product MDSIRCRRKYIIIFIHFVVFITASSHKLSSGNRVNVSSVRELADIILGQHALPSWYPSSVDAVLEHGEVSLHPHNRWRTQMAFSKTVYSFHVKEDTLPGTIVGKVETQFESLTAITYSVQEDDGENLFLLSPFSGEFLLTRSLDFEAQRFYILTVEVQQGDLQVSGIRVYFNLLDVNDNPPVFSQDTFSAVLLENTNIGTCFLTLNVSDKDEGDNGKMTLRVISGDEEEVFLTDSTGTLCLNKPLDRERQSYYNLTVAANDCAQPASLQFTSTAHVIVITEDVNDNAPMFVSAESVSLPEDTALHSVVITAHAEDEDAGSNGRVLYYLNTSGGIFSIDNRSGKIYLEEKLDREEVDTLTVTIIATDEGLPMLATTMNLTVHVEDVNDHDPEFLQSSYSLTVREDIPRGTSLLQVQAHDQDIGSNGQVRYMLAQIGPFVVDIVRGVLTIMDELDRERDSNYTLIITAVDRGNTPRSATAAIHITVIDVNDFAPQFVPETLTIHVKENEEDPTQLTYQVSALDEDLGNSSQLTYFIEKGNGYNLFSITPSGTFHILHALDREKESLYIVTITAVDSGLPSLTGTLTVHIIVDDVNDNHPEFTEEVYNTIVPEDSLIGTVFAVIIASDVDEGVSGEVSYSMENLNVPFAIDETSGELFTTNILDRETVAIYNLEVTASDKHPIQPLSSSVLVTVLIGDINDHWPQFMNGPYVAYVPTQLAPGSVVCAVRASDDDTEINAELHYSLQGESSDMFSIDSYSGTVFTSAALQSVDDVIVTVRVEDSAEDPKFDTTTVTIRFQNISDFPKMSVDVLSYSLTEDERVETLVAVVSALSIRAEPVTFYLSSGNFENMFHIDHSSGALIVERPLDFESKNEFSLLIEARDSGLPPFSSFSEIHINITDANDNFPQFTQAEYRCEVFENSPPTVVCDVLAIDADSGYYGTVQYNITDGNHDNFFTIDPENGYLSTTVSLDREHIPEFNLTVEAEGLENTLHKDKATVIITVLDRNDNAPRFSQIFLTEVSEDTPVGETVIKVSSTDDDTDANAVINYSIVEQSDDMLFNIDFTTGYITIEGVLDREMQDHYILKVSANDSAWSISTDVTIVILDVNDNRPVFSENFYSIILPETKDEEAFVLQILATDADIGKNSEIFYVIDPQHEEFWVNATTGEIYTKQPLMLRDCNFEIYQFMVTAFDRGSIPLHSNVTIRVRLEQYNHHPPIFFPLQPLMAIPYHLAVGSEVVQFTAVDLDVNGNSSIKYFLNGGNASDFFWIQGDTGKLILNQTLGENENQILTLIAVAEDEGTPPLISQAEITFQITGRNQFTPSFSESYVTFSVPEDLPVGSVIGKIQAEDGDYGPNGAITYNITPENQFLPLSVGEFSGLITLIRELDFEEQTIYHFQIKAKDEGWFSKTGTLNVTVLVMDVNDNPPVFSSSEYITSVRENSAVGTNVLDVTATDIDSGANAQIFYSLIGGHIDKFAVDSGNGTITTLAMFDYEQEQMFDLTIKGSNTGGHALFSLAHVVIQISDVNEFTPRFIKKEFNFSVLKNVPIGTVIGKVTATDGDRGSEGQVFFFLFARKKNMSFEIHERSGDIYTTNSLRKQGNSHVVLKVLAKNSGVITGADIDETFVHISVIDTNEAPMFTSPRYMANVTEDSPTGTSVATVSAVDEDSIVTWNHFFFSIEHGNTNFSFSIDPSNGIISVNSPLDREVWPVYNLTVIATDNGSPPATGTTNVIVTIGDINDNAPKLTSTEAHVKENQPEGTIVTRLTASDSDLPPNQGPFMYWLLDSSVGSAFSLTPDGVLLTTRPIDREQISAYQVLVAVRDSGFPLPLSSTSTFHIRVVDENDNPSMPRNIFIEVKYFGSSFQGGMIGNVHPEDQDESDRFNCAIKSGPTHMFTILNGTCELWSFPFQGEATFNISIEATDQLHFPVNNSVYVNYKGFTNASIDNCILFYVSSSSVEQFLSNNYLRFVKALDSLFNLQASKTHVFGIKHIGREILLLAAVKNYNGQYLSREVASGISSGHKKLLEAQSNVTISHITSDPCLSSPCQNGASCHKNIYISQEVAVLESVAVIFVAPKKEIFNCTCPSGFTGSLCEEDIDECELNPCENKGTCVNTVGSFFCHCQVGFSGSHCAADVNGCLKVKCQNGGTCIPSEDGYQCHCAPGFEGETCDEFVDHCKSSPCVHGICINSQTGFSCNCPFGVSGVRCEDHSYGFEELSFMEFPPLDRRTNLISLEFATVQRDSLLLYNPGGSNSREFFALEILDGAVHLSYDLGSGPVRLQTYKWVHCMWTTARMMKTMDSVFQRMMEVFQKGHLMLATVI